The DNA sequence GCACCGCGAGGATCGGCTCCATCCCGGCGAGCCGGCGCCCCGGGTCCTTCTCGAGGCAGCCCGCGATCAGGTGGCGGACCGACTCCGGAAGATCCACGGGCAGTCGGGAGAGATCGGGGTCGCGTGTGAGGACGGCGCTCAGGACGTCCTCGGCGCTCGCTCCGGGAAAGGCGACGACGCCGGCAAGACACTCGTACAGCACCGCGCCGAACGCGAACACGTCCGCGCGCACGTCCTCGAGTCCCTGGAGCCGCTCCGGGCTCGCGTAGCCCGCAGTCCCGACGATTCCACTTTCGGAATGGCCCGGAATGCCGGCCCCTGGCTCGCTCGCGTCTCCTCCGGGCCGGCCTGCGGAACGAGATCGCGCGAGCCCGAAGTCGAGGATCTTCACGCGCCCGTGCGCGGTCACCATGATGTTGCCGGGCTTGAGATCCCGATGGATCACGCCGCCTTCGTGCGCCGCCTGGAGCGCTTCCGCGATCTGGGTCGCGAGAACCAGCGCCTCCGCCTGGGGGATCGGTCCCGACCGGAGCCTCGCGCCGAGCGTGACGCCGCGGACCCGCTCGAGCACGAGATAGCGAGCGCCTCGCTCGTCTTCCTCCATGCCATGGATGACGGCGATGCCGGGGTGATCGAGCGACGCGAGGAGGCGTGCCTCGCGGGTCAAGCGGTCGAGCGATTCGGGATCCGAGTCGAGTTCGGGGGGAAGCGCCTTCACCGCGACCTCGCGGTCGAGTCTCAGGTCGCGAGCGAGATACACCACGCCCATGCCGCCGCGCCCCAGCTCACCCTCGATCCGGTACGGTCCCAGCCGCTCGCCCGGCTCGAACACCACGGTCGCGGCGGGCGCCTCTCCGAGAGGGACTTCCTCGCGATAGGCGGCGCTCAGCTGCTCGATGAGCTTGAGCCCCGCGAGCCCGCGCGACTCGCCGATCCGGGTCCAGTCGACCGGCGCTCCCTTCGCGACCTCGTCGGCGAGGCCGTCGAGGTCGGGTCCGTCAGGCTTCATCGATCCTCCGAGCCAGTTCCGCGAGCGCGCGAGCCACCATCACGCGGGCGGCGTCCATCGAGGGCTTTCCGAGCGCCTCGGCGATCTGCGCGTGGGAGTAGCCGAACTCGACTCTCAGGATCACGGCTTGCTGCTGCTCCTCCGGCAAGGTCGCGAGCGCGTCTTCGAAGCGCTGCAGCTTGTCCGCCCCGATGGCGCGCTCGACGGCCGACGGAGCCCGGTCCGTGAGAGTCTCGTCGAGGGGCAGGGGAGCTCCCGGCCGCCGTCCCGCGCGCCGCGCTTCGTCCTTCACCGCGTTCAGGAGGATCTGGCGCAGGTAGGCGAGAAACGCGCCCTCGCCCCGGTTCTCGAACTGGTCGATCCGGCGGAACGCGCGGAGCAGGACGTCCTGGACGAGATCTTCCGTGTCGCGCGCGTCGCGAAGCCGCGCCGGGAACCGGTGCCGCGCCCATCGTCGCAGCACGGGCAGCAGCCTCGCGAAGAGGCGCTGCCCGGCCGGCGTGTCGCCGGCCCGGGCTCTCGCGATGAGAACGGCAGTCGTCTCGTGCGGCTTCGCGCCGTCCCCCCCACCGGCGGCACGCTCGTCCATGGTGTCCTCCCGATCCTTGCAGAGGACACCATGTAACCGGTGGCCGGGTGCCCGGTCAAGCCACCCTAGCGCACAAGAACGATGCGCCGCGTGAGGATTTCGCCCTCGCGTTCGAGCCGGGCGAAGTAGACCCCCGCCGGAGCCTCCCCGCCCGAGCGGGAGCGTCCGTCCCATCGGGTCGTATGCCACCCCGCCGGTCGGTCCTCGCTGAGGATGGATCGCACGAGCCGTCCGGATACGTCGTAGACCGAGATCGTGACGGGACCGGACCGCGGCAGATCGAACGCAAGCGATGTGCTCGACCGGGACGGCACGGGCGCCACACGGAGCGCCAGCTTGAGAGGGGCACGCTCGCTGGGCTCGGACTCCACGGACGTGACATTCGTCAGGTGCCCGAGCACGTGGACGGTCGCGGTTCCGGCACCGATATTGTTGGCGGCGACGACTCCCAGGACGGGCTCGTGCGAGAACCGATAGCCGCCGTTGGGGGCCCCCGTGCCGAGGACGCCGTTGACGTTGTATCCCCATGCTCTGGCCGTTCCGTCCTGCATCAGCGCCATGGCCCAGCCGGCGGACCCGGTCACGATCTTCCTGGGATTGTTGAGTCCGGGAATCAGGACCGGGGTGAACCGCCAGGCGGCGGATCCGTCCCCGATGGCCCCCATGTCGCCACGTCCCCAGGCGTAAGCCTCGCCTGACGAGGCGATGGCGTACCCGTTGTAGTACGAGCCCGCGATCGCGCGGATATTGGTGAGCCCCGTCACCTGCACGGGTGTGCCGCTCGTCTGGTTGGTCCCGTTGCCCAGCTGGCCGAAGTCGTTGTACCCCCACGACCACACCGTGCCGTCCGCCTTGAGCGCATAGGAGCCATAGCCACCAGCGGCGATCGCAACGACGTCGGTGAGCCCGACCACCGGTGTCGGGAAGTTGACGCTACCTCCGATGGTTCCGATTCCCAGCGATCCGAGACCGTTGAACCCGCTTGCCAGTACCGTTCCATCGGCCCGGAGCGCGAGGGTGTGGTCCTGTCCCGCCGCGAGGGCAATGATGCACCCCGAAAACTTGGTCGGAGAAGGCACGTAGTGGTCGGTCCAGGTACTGTCACCGTGCTGCCCTCTCCAGTTCGATCCCCACGCCCGCACGGTACCATCCCGTAGGAGTGCCAACGCGAAGCCATGTCCTGCCGCGATGTCGACGGCGTTGGCGATATTGATCTGCGTGGGCGACGGCACGAGATTGTTCCAGCCCCCTCCGTTTCCGATCTCGCCGTTGTCGGTGTGTCCCCAGGTGAACACGCTTCCGTCCGACCGAAGCGCCACGGAGAACAGACGCCCTCCTTCCACCTCGACCAGGTCGGTCAGACCCGTGTAGGACCCCGGCGGCAGCTCGAAGACCTTCGTGCCGTTCCCGCACTGCGCCCAGCCGTTCTCGCCCCAGCTCAGGTGGGGGCGGGCCGTGAGCGAGGCGGGAAACACCGTCACGCGGGACGCGGCGCTGATCACTTGCAGCGTGCCGTCGCAGGTCCGAACCACGCAGTCGTAGCTGCCTCCGCTCAAGACACCGGCGGTGAACTCGAGGCGGTTGGAGGTGGCGCCCGTCATGCCGCCTCCGTTCGTGAGATTCACCCCGTCCCGCCTCCACTGGTACTGGAGCATGGAACCGTTCCCGATGACCTGGAGCCAGACGGGGTCGCCCAGGCGCGCGATGACGCACTTGGCAGGTTGGCTCAGGACGATCGGAGGCGGAAGCGGAAATCCAAAGGACGAATCGACGTTCCGGACGGCGCTCCACAGATCCTGGTCGAACTGGGGGTAGTCGGAGCGGAACGCGGTGAGGAACTCGAGAGCCGTGGTGGGGTCGTCGTTCTTGAAAACCTGGAGGATCTCGTCCGCGCCGAGGTTCAAGGTGTCCGTGGCGCAATCGAACGTGTTGTCGCCGTCATGGTCGTCCGGCTGCGAGTCGGCGATGTCCCGGAGAAGGGCCATGACGTAACCCTCCGTGATCGGGCTCGGATACATGGTGCCGTCCTGGCACGCGGCGAGACCGTCCTGACCATACCGGGACTCGTTCTGGTTGCCGCCGCTGTCGGTTCCACCGGCCCATGGCGTGATGGCGTATGCCGCTGGGTAACCTTCCGTCACGATCTGGCCGTACCAGTTGGCGAAGCCCTCATTCCATGAGTCCGTCAGGTTCTCTGGGCACCAAACGCAATGGCCGGGCCCGTTTTCGTCGCAGAAACCATTCTCGTAGTCCGGTGGCAGGAGGACG is a window from the Candidatus Eisenbacteria bacterium genome containing:
- a CDS encoding RNA polymerase sigma factor produces the protein MDERAAGGGDGAKPHETTAVLIARARAGDTPAGQRLFARLLPVLRRWARHRFPARLRDARDTEDLVQDVLLRAFRRIDQFENRGEGAFLAYLRQILLNAVKDEARRAGRRPGAPLPLDETLTDRAPSAVERAIGADKLQRFEDALATLPEEQQQAVILRVEFGYSHAQIAEALGKPSMDAARVMVARALAELARRIDEA
- a CDS encoding FlgD immunoglobulin-like domain containing protein, yielding MRPSNHCLAKITLAILFLGMWLPVPAQATVKSSLRIRWAGERPQPAQAGRELVGRFELVAPAPGTIEELELVGPGWTVLDIDAPRAFPMVARGQRRIVAFRAIPQDPAQPLTVRCTYNGVRVERSIRLDAASLEKKRPARYLDATGPRLSGSKPRLSPGQTERSADMQIRFHGSVKYVRPDGLHPGADNIVVKVWDDDSPDPFDELIWSGVTDTQGNFDVTVNWDDCDITGCDDPDIYLEIIAANGNVDVMADDLLETTYSWETLPFDDFNGTEIDFQNVYPGEGEDAAIHIYNSIIRAHRYSSSFAMAPGPLGVFWPDDQDGAYYDDDAEEIHVGPNRTWNELTHSHEFAHHLHNVFGVLLPPDYENGFCDENGPGHCVWCPENLTDSWNEGFANWYGQIVTEGYPAAYAITPWAGGTDSGGNQNESRYGQDGLAACQDGTMYPSPITEGYVMALLRDIADSQPDDHDGDNTFDCATDTLNLGADEILQVFKNDDPTTALEFLTAFRSDYPQFDQDLWSAVRNVDSSFGFPLPPPIVLSQPAKCVIARLGDPVWLQVIGNGSMLQYQWRRDGVNLTNGGGMTGATSNRLEFTAGVLSGGSYDCVVRTCDGTLQVISAASRVTVFPASLTARPHLSWGENGWAQCGNGTKVFELPPGSYTGLTDLVEVEGGRLFSVALRSDGSVFTWGHTDNGEIGNGGGWNNLVPSPTQINIANAVDIAAGHGFALALLRDGTVRAWGSNWRGQHGDSTWTDHYVPSPTKFSGCIIALAAGQDHTLALRADGTVLASGFNGLGSLGIGTIGGSVNFPTPVVGLTDVVAIAAGGYGSYALKADGTVWSWGYNDFGQLGNGTNQTSGTPVQVTGLTNIRAIAGSYYNGYAIASSGEAYAWGRGDMGAIGDGSAAWRFTPVLIPGLNNPRKIVTGSAGWAMALMQDGTARAWGYNVNGVLGTGAPNGGYRFSHEPVLGVVAANNIGAGTATVHVLGHLTNVTSVESEPSERAPLKLALRVAPVPSRSSTSLAFDLPRSGPVTISVYDVSGRLVRSILSEDRPAGWHTTRWDGRSRSGGEAPAGVYFARLEREGEILTRRIVLVR